The Rhizobium etli 8C-3 genome has a segment encoding these proteins:
- a CDS encoding succinylglutamate desuccinylase/aspartoacylase family protein produces the protein MHSGLVNPIDFSREGRQAGHLAIPYSIDRSPYYQIRIPVLRLKNGAGPSLLLMAGNHGDEYEGELQLGRLMRLLEVKGLRGAVTVLPMANLPAVMAGKRCSPFDGGNLNRAFPGDPTGSPTARLAHFLEHELFPRHDVVLDLHSGGTSMAHLPCALIERQADGARFERSVSLLRAIGASHAFIADNGPTAPTSMGAAGRAGTVGLSGEFGGGGTVTPETMAFTAAAIDRLLVTLGIIERPVLSRVPLPEPGSLQLLSLSRHSQGIYANRRGWFEPAAALGATVSAGELAGWYHDLERLEQPEEELRFVESGIVISHRLHCDSQAGDCLIQVAEPIAS, from the coding sequence ATGCATAGTGGCCTCGTCAATCCGATCGACTTTTCGCGCGAGGGCCGGCAGGCCGGCCACCTCGCCATTCCCTATTCGATCGACCGCTCGCCCTATTATCAGATCCGCATTCCTGTCCTTCGCCTGAAGAATGGCGCGGGACCGTCTTTGCTGCTGATGGCCGGCAACCACGGCGACGAGTATGAGGGCGAACTCCAACTCGGCCGGTTGATGCGCCTGTTGGAGGTAAAGGGACTTCGTGGCGCCGTCACCGTCCTGCCGATGGCGAACCTGCCGGCGGTGATGGCGGGCAAGCGCTGCTCGCCTTTTGACGGCGGCAACCTCAATCGGGCGTTTCCCGGCGATCCCACCGGGTCACCGACGGCGCGCCTCGCTCATTTCCTCGAACACGAGCTCTTTCCCCGCCATGACGTCGTGCTCGACCTGCATTCGGGCGGCACATCCATGGCGCACCTACCCTGTGCGCTGATCGAGCGGCAGGCGGATGGCGCCCGCTTCGAGCGGTCCGTCTCGCTGCTGCGGGCGATCGGCGCATCGCATGCCTTCATTGCCGACAACGGGCCAACCGCCCCGACATCGATGGGGGCTGCCGGGCGGGCGGGAACCGTCGGTCTTTCCGGCGAGTTCGGCGGGGGCGGAACCGTGACGCCTGAGACAATGGCCTTCACGGCGGCGGCGATCGACCGGCTGCTCGTGACACTCGGCATCATCGAGCGTCCGGTCTTGTCGCGCGTGCCGCTCCCCGAACCGGGATCATTGCAGCTGCTTTCACTGTCCCGGCACAGCCAGGGCATCTATGCGAACCGCAGAGGCTGGTTCGAGCCGGCCGCGGCACTTGGCGCCACCGTTTCCGCCGGCGAACTTGCCGGATGGTATCATGACCTGGAACGCCTGGAGCAGCCGGAGGAAGAGCTGCGCTTCGTCGAAAGCGGCATTGTCATTTCCCACAGGCTGCATTGCGACAGCCAGGCCGGCGACTGCCTGATCCAGGTCGCTGAACCCATCGCATCCTGA
- a CDS encoding IclR family transcriptional regulator, giving the protein MDAVQDVAAGKRARGLDRAFEILEFLRQKRQALKPNEIAAQIGAPRSSVYELVNLLLQNGILEFTGGEGRVYLGRKLYFLGAAYENHFDFTRECEAALELLADETRETAQFCMLDGNKYTVVRMREGARPFRISTDVGQSVPIPWTASGRLLVAHLSDQEILNFIPPQDFRLPTGEWLDPQSFIAEVRQAEREGLFTFNSIVDSFTHCFAVPVRGEEGHAAATLCLVTPRDDGLANRDHYLDCLKKAAANLDQAPMRPKRSLP; this is encoded by the coding sequence ATGGATGCAGTTCAGGACGTAGCAGCCGGCAAACGAGCCCGAGGACTCGACCGCGCCTTCGAGATCCTCGAGTTCCTGCGCCAGAAACGGCAGGCCCTGAAGCCGAACGAAATTGCCGCGCAAATCGGCGCGCCGCGCTCGTCGGTCTACGAGCTCGTCAACCTGCTGCTTCAGAATGGCATTCTGGAATTCACCGGCGGCGAAGGGCGTGTCTATCTCGGCCGCAAGCTGTATTTCCTCGGCGCAGCCTATGAGAACCATTTTGATTTTACCCGCGAATGCGAGGCGGCGTTGGAACTGCTTGCCGACGAGACGCGGGAAACAGCGCAGTTTTGCATGCTGGATGGAAACAAATACACGGTTGTTCGCATGCGCGAAGGCGCACGCCCATTCCGCATTTCGACGGATGTCGGGCAGTCGGTGCCGATCCCGTGGACGGCGTCGGGCCGCCTACTTGTCGCGCACCTGTCGGATCAGGAAATCCTGAACTTCATTCCGCCGCAGGATTTCCGTCTGCCAACTGGCGAGTGGCTCGATCCACAAAGCTTCATCGCCGAGGTGCGCCAGGCCGAGCGTGAAGGTCTCTTCACGTTCAACAGCATCGTCGACAGCTTCACCCACTGTTTTGCCGTACCGGTGCGGGGCGAAGAAGGCCATGCAGCCGCAACCCTCTGCCTCGTGACGCCGCGCGACGACGGCCTTGCAAACCGGGACCATTATCTCGACTGTCTGAAGAAGGCCGCTGCGAACCTAGATCAAGCCCCAATGCGACCAAAACGAAGCTTGCCGTAG
- a CDS encoding ABC transporter permease, protein MNTIRSAFRNPPFLTLLLVALVWIVASFTLRGFGAYGHLRYLLELAAVIGIAAAGQTLVILMGGIDLSVGAVITVTAILLPLFSPAWDPTGLVGIAVALAIATGIGLMNGAGAAYLRVPPIIMTLAMATFLQGLLVIVAGGSAVTVSNPAVILLGQARPLGIPAGIILWLVVSIAILLLVHRMPIGARFLALGANPLAARLSGVSVTRNTLMVHTLSGFFAGLAGILVLGMNRQGYVGIGDPYLLTSIAAVVLGGTSILGGRGTYAGTIPGAILLVTTTALITVVNASPGWRSIMFGTLILALLLVSGREARR, encoded by the coding sequence ATGAACACGATCAGGTCCGCGTTCCGCAATCCGCCGTTCCTGACCCTCCTACTGGTCGCACTCGTCTGGATCGTCGCAAGCTTCACGCTGCGTGGTTTCGGCGCCTATGGCCACCTGCGCTACCTGCTCGAACTCGCCGCGGTGATCGGCATTGCGGCTGCCGGGCAGACGCTCGTCATCCTTATGGGCGGCATCGATCTTTCCGTCGGCGCTGTCATCACTGTCACGGCGATCCTGCTGCCGCTTTTTTCGCCGGCCTGGGACCCGACCGGCCTCGTCGGTATCGCGGTGGCCCTAGCCATCGCCACCGGCATAGGCCTCATGAACGGCGCGGGCGCTGCCTATCTTCGCGTGCCGCCGATCATCATGACGCTTGCCATGGCGACCTTCCTGCAGGGCTTGCTCGTCATTGTCGCCGGCGGCAGCGCGGTCACCGTCAGCAATCCGGCGGTCATTCTGCTCGGGCAGGCGCGGCCGCTCGGCATTCCGGCCGGCATCATCCTGTGGCTCGTAGTCTCAATCGCCATTCTCCTGCTCGTCCACCGCATGCCGATCGGCGCGCGTTTCCTGGCACTTGGGGCGAATCCGCTGGCTGCCCGGCTTTCCGGCGTCAGCGTCACCCGCAACACGCTGATGGTCCATACCCTGTCGGGTTTTTTCGCAGGGCTTGCGGGCATTCTCGTGCTGGGCATGAACCGGCAAGGCTATGTCGGTATCGGCGACCCCTATCTGCTGACGTCGATCGCCGCCGTCGTGCTCGGCGGCACCTCCATCCTTGGCGGCCGCGGCACCTATGCCGGGACCATTCCGGGGGCAATCCTGCTCGTCACGACGACGGCGCTGATCACTGTGGTCAACGCCTCCCCCGGCTGGCGGTCGATCATGTTCGGCACGCTGATCCTTGCGCTTCTGCTCGTATCCGGCCGCGAGGCGCGCAGATGA
- a CDS encoding sugar ABC transporter ATP-binding protein: protein MTEKRPLLEARQVFRGFFGNPVLKGVDIALLPGRVHALLGENGAGKSTLINLLSGALQPDGGSILVEGKSVGRFSPADARAAGIAVVQQELSLTASLSIAENVGLGAFPRRFGLIDYRALHHGVRDVCDMVGLTEPLDMPVADLALGRRQMVEVAKALFRKPRVLILDEPTSSLSAHEAGILARLIETLRDRGTALLYISHRLNEVQALCSHVTVLKDGVVTADQSLSGIDGEGLVRLMVGRETGDLFPPRLAAAPGAMRIRVEGFSAGVVRDVGFCARAGEIVGIGGLVGQGQEDLLLGLYGAIPAAASRAEVSGNSGLPANVGVANAAGIVYVPADRKHEGLVMPHSIASNLILPSLGRLAGKGLRDRQAENGLVADLALRLKIKGDTDRQVQALSGGNQQKVALAKWLPLDPSVLLLNDPTRGVDIETKREIYLMLRAFAAEGRLVILASSDTPELVHLCDRVVVLREGCVAAVLSNDEITEGAIVGAAMGITTTTQGEAA, encoded by the coding sequence ATGACGGAAAAAAGGCCCCTGCTGGAAGCCCGGCAGGTGTTCAGGGGATTTTTCGGCAATCCCGTTTTGAAGGGCGTCGACATCGCCCTTCTGCCGGGCAGGGTTCACGCCTTGCTCGGCGAAAACGGCGCCGGAAAGTCCACACTGATCAATCTCCTGTCCGGGGCTCTCCAGCCGGACGGTGGTTCCATCCTCGTCGAGGGCAAGTCCGTCGGGCGCTTCAGCCCGGCGGATGCGCGCGCAGCGGGTATCGCCGTAGTTCAGCAGGAGCTGAGCCTCACGGCCAGTCTCTCGATTGCCGAAAACGTCGGTCTCGGCGCGTTTCCGCGCCGGTTCGGTCTCATCGATTACAGAGCGCTTCATCACGGCGTCCGGGATGTCTGCGACATGGTGGGGCTCACCGAGCCGCTCGACATGCCGGTCGCCGATCTCGCGCTTGGCCGCCGTCAGATGGTGGAAGTCGCCAAGGCGCTGTTCCGAAAGCCGCGCGTGCTGATCCTCGACGAGCCGACTTCATCGCTCTCCGCTCACGAAGCCGGCATCCTTGCCCGTCTGATCGAGACGCTGAGGGACCGCGGCACGGCACTTCTTTATATTTCCCACCGCCTCAATGAGGTGCAGGCGCTCTGCTCGCATGTCACGGTGCTGAAGGACGGCGTGGTCACCGCGGACCAGTCGCTGTCTGGCATCGACGGCGAAGGCCTGGTGCGCCTCATGGTCGGCCGCGAGACCGGCGACCTGTTCCCGCCCCGCCTGGCCGCAGCACCCGGCGCGATGCGCATCCGTGTTGAAGGCTTTTCCGCCGGCGTGGTGCGTGACGTCGGCTTCTGCGCCCGCGCTGGCGAGATCGTCGGCATCGGCGGGCTCGTGGGACAAGGGCAGGAAGACCTGCTGCTCGGCCTCTACGGCGCGATTCCGGCCGCGGCTTCCAGAGCGGAGGTTTCAGGCAATTCCGGCCTGCCCGCCAATGTCGGCGTGGCAAATGCCGCGGGCATCGTCTATGTCCCTGCCGACCGCAAGCACGAGGGGCTGGTGATGCCCCATTCCATCGCATCCAATCTCATCCTTCCCTCGCTTGGACGGCTCGCCGGCAAGGGGCTGCGCGACCGGCAGGCGGAAAACGGCCTCGTCGCCGATCTCGCGCTCCGACTGAAGATCAAGGGCGATACGGACCGCCAGGTGCAGGCGCTTTCCGGCGGCAATCAGCAGAAGGTGGCGCTCGCGAAATGGCTGCCGCTCGATCCCTCCGTACTGCTCCTTAACGATCCGACGCGCGGCGTCGACATCGAGACCAAGCGAGAAATCTATCTCATGCTGCGTGCCTTCGCCGCGGAGGGGCGGCTCGTCATTCTGGCCAGTTCCGATACGCCGGAGCTCGTGCATCTCTGTGATCGTGTCGTGGTTCTGCGCGAGGGGTGTGTCGCGGCGGTACTGTCGAACGATGAAATCACCGAAGGAGCGATCGTCGGCGCGGCCATGGGCATCACCACCACGACGCAGGGAGAGGCTGCCTGA
- a CDS encoding ABC transporter substrate-binding protein: MKNLENGISASLCRRLLAGAAAAAALLVFSAGTASAAANCIKGDRKAPYTVGWANIYSVPTWMKQTEGTITAEVEELKKAGLVKELMITDAQGNAQTQIQHIQSMIDANVDAIVVIAGSSNALDRVISDACDKGIAIVNFDSLVNTDKVTAKINTDSNEWGATAAKWMVSQLGGKGKIIIMNGPAGISVSDDRRKGAQPILDANPGLQVITETNTEYNVAPAQEAMTSLLFANPEIDGVLSLGGALSAGSVLAFERQGRDQVPTTGENARQFLELWKEKGLKSWATMQPNWLGALSVYTAVQALEGKDVPAFVKVPLPVIDESTIGSYLARADKFPADGYIYSDYDKVLFDKLLAK, from the coding sequence ATGAAGAATCTTGAAAATGGCATTTCCGCTTCGCTATGCCGCCGACTTCTTGCGGGTGCTGCCGCCGCCGCGGCACTCCTCGTCTTTTCAGCCGGCACGGCCTCAGCCGCCGCCAATTGCATCAAGGGCGACAGGAAGGCGCCCTACACGGTCGGCTGGGCGAACATCTACTCGGTACCGACCTGGATGAAGCAGACCGAAGGCACCATCACGGCTGAAGTGGAGGAGCTGAAGAAGGCTGGCCTCGTGAAGGAGCTGATGATTACGGACGCGCAGGGCAACGCCCAGACGCAGATCCAGCATATCCAGTCGATGATCGATGCCAATGTCGACGCCATCGTCGTGATCGCCGGTTCCTCCAACGCGCTCGACCGCGTCATCTCCGATGCCTGCGACAAGGGCATCGCCATCGTGAATTTCGACAGCCTCGTCAACACTGACAAGGTGACTGCGAAAATCAATACCGATTCCAATGAATGGGGCGCGACCGCTGCCAAGTGGATGGTCAGCCAGCTCGGCGGCAAGGGCAAGATCATCATCATGAACGGTCCGGCCGGCATTTCGGTGAGCGACGACCGCCGCAAGGGCGCCCAGCCGATCCTCGATGCCAATCCCGGTCTACAGGTGATCACCGAGACGAACACGGAATATAACGTCGCTCCGGCACAGGAAGCGATGACCAGCCTGCTCTTTGCCAATCCCGAAATCGACGGCGTACTGTCGCTCGGCGGCGCGCTATCGGCCGGCTCCGTCCTCGCCTTCGAGCGCCAGGGCCGCGACCAGGTGCCGACAACAGGCGAAAACGCGCGGCAGTTCCTGGAGCTCTGGAAGGAGAAGGGACTGAAGAGCTGGGCGACCATGCAACCCAACTGGCTCGGCGCGCTTTCCGTTTACACGGCTGTCCAGGCGCTGGAAGGCAAGGACGTTCCGGCCTTCGTCAAGGTGCCGCTGCCTGTCATCGACGAGAGCACGATCGGCAGCTACCTCGCACGGGCCGACAAGTTCCCGGCTGACGGCTATATCTACTCGGACTACGACAAGGTGCTCTTCGACAAGCTTCTTGCCAAGTAA
- a CDS encoding ABC transporter substrate-binding protein — translation MNWKCLSLTVAFSGLAAAAAVPAHADQLDTIMSSKTLRCATFADVPPFASPDPKTREMTGFDVDLCGAIAREMGVKAEIKPVSVEARVPEVKLGRVDITVANLAYTLSRAEQIQFSDPYYLAKEMLIVPADDLGKNKADYAGQRIASTKGSTSEMSIKLNKSDPLTFQDTASAYLAVQQGKARGMVANTMTTTKFVNESKSRGKEMRMIEEPMLYQPIGIGMAKDQPALTVKINEILHKLDGSGEINKIWDKWLGPNTEYKMTRTDKVLPLSELKFDPIP, via the coding sequence ATGAACTGGAAATGCCTGAGCCTCACCGTCGCATTTTCCGGCTTGGCCGCGGCCGCGGCCGTGCCCGCGCACGCCGATCAGCTCGACACCATCATGTCTTCGAAGACCCTGCGCTGCGCGACCTTCGCCGACGTTCCTCCCTTCGCTTCGCCTGATCCGAAGACCCGTGAAATGACCGGTTTCGATGTCGACCTCTGCGGTGCCATCGCCAGGGAAATGGGCGTCAAAGCTGAAATCAAGCCAGTTTCGGTGGAGGCGCGCGTGCCCGAGGTCAAGCTTGGCCGCGTCGACATCACGGTCGCCAACCTTGCCTATACGCTGAGCCGCGCCGAGCAGATCCAGTTCAGCGATCCCTACTATCTCGCCAAGGAAATGCTGATCGTCCCGGCGGACGACCTAGGCAAGAACAAGGCCGATTACGCAGGCCAGCGCATCGCTTCGACCAAGGGCTCGACTTCGGAAATGTCCATCAAGCTCAACAAGTCCGATCCGCTGACATTCCAGGATACCGCCTCTGCCTATCTCGCGGTCCAGCAGGGCAAGGCGCGCGGCATGGTGGCCAACACGATGACGACGACCAAGTTCGTCAATGAATCGAAGAGCAGGGGCAAGGAAATGCGGATGATCGAGGAGCCGATGCTGTATCAGCCGATCGGCATCGGCATGGCCAAGGATCAGCCGGCGCTCACGGTCAAGATCAACGAAATCCTGCACAAGCTCGACGGGTCAGGCGAGATCAACAAGATCTGGGACAAGTGGCTCGGCCCGAACACCGAATACAAGATGACCCGCACCGATAAGGTCCTGCCGCTCTCCGAGTTGAAGTTCGACCCGATCCCATAG
- a CDS encoding alanine racemase, with protein sequence MSDLHTAENALIDERVRGFPPGNPPLPIAAIGKQGWKPYDGRMALPLISLDRQAFSCNVDLMMAYVRSHGAEIAPHAKTPMSTALAHALVTAGAWGTTVADIRQAAVLLKAGQRRLILANEIGGAAAARRLAAMLADYPDAELHVFVDSTTLVDALRSAWQQRADLPPLGLLVEFGAGRAGARNAVVAEAILYAILAVETPTFGLTGIAAYEGAAATADAKETMLRVDALMAMTADFLPKLRARIGDARPLMVTAGGSVYFDVVVARLATAVAADPACRLVLRSGAIFFHDHGIYERGLAGLDARGGFRIGDETFSAAAGFRPALRVWAEVLSRPEAQLAICGMGMRDVAMDQGLPQPLALYRNGAYLADLRGAEVFRLNDQHAFVALADDSDVAVGDVIEYGISHPCTCLDRHAILYGLDPDHSVTAAYLTSFG encoded by the coding sequence ATGTCTGACCTTCATACCGCGGAAAACGCGTTGATCGACGAGCGGGTGCGCGGTTTTCCGCCAGGCAATCCGCCGCTCCCGATTGCTGCAATCGGCAAGCAGGGATGGAAACCCTATGACGGCAGGATGGCCCTGCCGCTGATCTCGCTCGACCGGCAGGCCTTCTCCTGCAATGTCGATCTGATGATGGCCTACGTAAGGAGCCACGGCGCCGAGATTGCTCCGCACGCCAAGACACCGATGTCGACGGCGCTGGCGCACGCTCTTGTGACCGCAGGCGCCTGGGGTACAACGGTCGCCGACATCCGCCAGGCCGCCGTCCTGCTCAAGGCGGGACAGCGCCGCCTGATCCTCGCCAACGAGATCGGCGGGGCCGCCGCTGCTCGCCGGCTTGCGGCCATGCTCGCCGATTATCCCGATGCGGAACTGCATGTCTTCGTGGATTCGACAACCCTCGTCGATGCACTTCGCTCAGCCTGGCAGCAGCGTGCGGATCTGCCGCCCCTCGGCCTGCTGGTGGAGTTCGGCGCCGGCCGCGCCGGTGCTCGCAACGCCGTCGTCGCCGAGGCAATCCTCTACGCAATACTTGCGGTGGAGACACCGACGTTCGGGCTGACCGGCATCGCCGCCTATGAAGGTGCGGCCGCGACCGCCGATGCAAAAGAGACGATGCTTCGCGTCGACGCGCTGATGGCGATGACAGCGGATTTCCTGCCGAAGTTGCGCGCCCGCATAGGCGACGCGCGGCCGCTCATGGTCACGGCTGGCGGCTCGGTCTATTTCGACGTGGTGGTCGCGCGGCTTGCAACCGCCGTTGCGGCCGATCCCGCCTGCCGGCTCGTTCTGCGTAGCGGCGCGATCTTCTTCCACGATCACGGTATCTACGAGCGTGGCCTTGCCGGCCTCGATGCGCGCGGCGGTTTCCGCATCGGCGACGAGACGTTTTCGGCGGCCGCAGGTTTCCGTCCGGCGCTGCGGGTCTGGGCCGAGGTCTTGTCGCGGCCGGAAGCGCAGCTTGCGATCTGCGGCATGGGCATGCGCGACGTGGCGATGGACCAGGGCCTGCCGCAGCCGTTAGCGCTCTATCGCAATGGCGCCTACCTCGCCGATCTCAGGGGCGCCGAAGTTTTCCGCCTGAACGATCAGCATGCCTTCGTCGCCCTTGCCGACGATAGCGACGTCGCTGTGGGCGACGTCATCGAGTACGGCATCTCGCATCCCTGCACCTGTCTTGACCGGCATGCTATCCTCTACGGCCTCGACCCGGACCATTCGGTGACGGCGGCCTATCTGACCAGCTTCGGCTGA
- a CDS encoding ABC transporter permease translates to MSASSPMRLYGSIQLRRNRGLAGLYLVVAAFLILYAMLFPGILSIGGFSKFTQNWFPLALVTMAQALLMLNGGITLAIGPLVSLGAVIAATTMEGALGVPGGILAVALAGLSIGAVIGAIVTHLRLPAIIVTLAGSFIIGGVALILLPRPGGFIPDWLSTTLAGHTPVAFVLLVVILALWKAFLATPLGLGIYAAGDNPVGAFRSGVPVERVKVVAFALSGLLAALTGLFVAAQTGSGDPVIGTPFTLNSIAAAVLGGVGFLGGKGTMRGAICGSLLLSVMINVMFFLGFPPVAQYVAQGLIIVGAVAVPELLAQWKARR, encoded by the coding sequence ATGAGCGCAAGTTCCCCAATGCGGCTCTACGGCTCGATCCAACTCCGCCGCAACCGCGGTCTGGCCGGCCTCTATCTGGTTGTCGCCGCCTTTCTCATCCTCTATGCGATGCTCTTTCCTGGCATCCTTTCCATTGGCGGCTTCTCCAAGTTCACGCAGAACTGGTTCCCGCTCGCGCTCGTCACCATGGCGCAGGCGCTGCTGATGCTGAACGGCGGCATCACACTGGCGATCGGCCCGCTCGTGAGCCTCGGAGCCGTGATCGCCGCAACGACGATGGAAGGAGCGCTCGGCGTGCCAGGCGGCATTCTTGCGGTCGCACTCGCCGGTCTTTCGATCGGCGCCGTCATCGGCGCCATCGTGACGCATTTGAGGTTGCCTGCAATCATCGTCACGCTTGCCGGCTCCTTCATCATCGGCGGGGTCGCGCTCATCCTGCTGCCGAGGCCGGGCGGGTTCATCCCCGATTGGCTGTCCACGACGCTGGCCGGTCACACACCCGTCGCCTTTGTGCTGCTCGTCGTCATCCTGGCGCTCTGGAAGGCCTTTCTCGCAACGCCGCTCGGCCTCGGCATCTACGCGGCCGGCGACAATCCGGTCGGCGCATTCCGCTCCGGCGTCCCGGTCGAGCGTGTGAAGGTCGTCGCCTTCGCGCTGTCCGGTCTTCTCGCGGCACTGACCGGTCTCTTCGTCGCTGCGCAGACCGGCTCGGGCGATCCTGTTATCGGCACGCCCTTCACGCTGAACTCGATCGCCGCCGCCGTGCTCGGCGGAGTGGGTTTTCTTGGCGGCAAGGGCACGATGCGTGGCGCGATCTGTGGCAGCCTGCTGCTCTCGGTCATGATCAACGTCATGTTCTTCCTAGGCTTCCCGCCGGTCGCGCAATATGTCGCGCAGGGTCTGATCATCGTTGGCGCGGTCGCTGTGCCGGAACTTCTCGCTCAATGGAAGGCAAGGCGATGA
- a CDS encoding amidohydrolase family protein — MTRRYDGPVVDPHHHLWDLGLQRHPWLQKARASGEDMVFGSFAPILRDYGVDDYRADAARQNVVATVHVEAGWSDAHPLEESRWLDGLDRSSGVAHRYIARVPLDGPDAIRLLRAEAANPNVVGIRDIVSWHPEAAKSFASRPNRMGDPSWRAGLAEATRLGLAFDLMLFPWQMSEALELVQDFPETLFVLNHGGSPTDRSEDGMARWRRGLQAIGSEPNVRLKISDLVAYDSEWTLESLRPVIEHCLDCFGPARSMFASDFPVAGLHASFDEVYQVFRTVVSQLSLEEQRDLFFATANDTYRLGIAEPVEIRSGYHV; from the coding sequence ATGACGAGGCGCTATGACGGGCCGGTGGTCGATCCGCACCATCATCTCTGGGACCTTGGGCTGCAACGTCATCCCTGGCTACAGAAGGCGCGAGCGTCCGGGGAGGATATGGTCTTCGGCAGCTTCGCGCCGATCTTGCGCGACTACGGCGTCGACGATTATCGCGCCGACGCCGCGCGCCAGAACGTCGTTGCAACGGTGCATGTGGAGGCCGGCTGGTCCGATGCGCACCCGCTGGAAGAAAGCCGCTGGCTGGATGGCCTCGACCGCAGCTCCGGCGTCGCGCATCGCTATATCGCGCGTGTTCCTCTCGACGGGCCGGATGCCATACGCTTGCTCAGGGCCGAAGCGGCAAATCCGAATGTCGTCGGCATCCGTGATATCGTCAGCTGGCATCCGGAAGCGGCGAAGAGCTTCGCCTCGCGCCCGAACCGGATGGGCGATCCCTCCTGGCGGGCGGGGCTTGCCGAAGCCACGCGGCTCGGGCTGGCCTTCGATCTGATGCTTTTTCCCTGGCAGATGAGCGAGGCGCTCGAGCTCGTGCAGGATTTTCCGGAAACGCTTTTCGTGCTCAACCACGGCGGAAGCCCCACTGATCGGAGCGAGGACGGCATGGCGCGCTGGCGCCGCGGCCTGCAGGCGATCGGTAGCGAGCCGAACGTGCGCCTGAAGATTTCCGACCTCGTCGCCTACGACAGCGAATGGACGCTCGAAAGCCTGCGGCCGGTGATCGAGCATTGCCTCGATTGTTTCGGCCCGGCGCGCTCCATGTTCGCGAGCGACTTTCCAGTCGCGGGCCTGCACGCCTCTTTCGACGAGGTCTATCAGGTTTTCCGCACGGTCGTCTCGCAGCTGTCTCTCGAGGAGCAGCGCGACCTGTTCTTTGCCACTGCCAATGACACCTATCGCCTCGGCATCGCCGAACCGGTCGAGATCAGGAGCGGCTACCATGTCTGA
- a CDS encoding 4-carboxy-4-hydroxy-2-oxoadipate aldolase/oxaloacetate decarboxylase: MIHIKDITERPDKADIDAISRFSPATIHEAQGRRGALSSRLKPVDYRMKLCGPAFTVKCAPRDNIMLQLAINYAKPGDIIVVSAGEYEEAGSFGDVLANACLAKGIGGLVTDTGVRDTLQLRELGFPVFSLSVCIKGTVKETIAAVNDPIIVGGETINPGDIMVGDADGLVVVRRQEAQEAARLSQAREDAEAGYIAAYKEGKSVIEVSKLEPVLKAKGLVVDSWFIGVGHRIT, from the coding sequence ATGATCCATATAAAAGATATCACTGAACGGCCTGATAAAGCCGATATCGATGCGATTTCCAGATTTTCGCCGGCGACGATCCACGAGGCCCAGGGTCGCCGCGGCGCGCTTTCCTCCCGCCTCAAGCCCGTGGACTACCGCATGAAGCTGTGCGGTCCGGCCTTTACGGTGAAATGCGCACCGCGCGATAACATCATGCTGCAGCTCGCTATCAACTATGCGAAACCCGGCGATATTATCGTCGTATCGGCCGGCGAATACGAGGAGGCCGGCTCCTTCGGCGATGTTCTTGCCAATGCCTGCCTTGCAAAGGGTATCGGCGGCCTCGTCACCGACACCGGCGTGCGCGACACGCTGCAGCTGCGGGAGCTCGGTTTTCCCGTATTCTCGCTCAGTGTCTGCATCAAGGGAACGGTGAAGGAAACCATTGCGGCTGTGAACGATCCGATCATCGTCGGCGGCGAAACCATCAATCCCGGCGACATCATGGTCGGCGATGCCGACGGACTGGTGGTCGTGCGCAGGCAGGAAGCACAGGAAGCAGCAAGACTCTCACAGGCCCGCGAAGATGCCGAAGCCGGCTATATCGCCGCCTACAAGGAGGGGAAATCGGTCATCGAGGTCAGCAAGCTGGAACCCGTGCTGAAGGCCAAGGGCCTCGTCGTCGATAGCTGGTTTATCGGCGTAGGGCATCGAATTACTTGA